In Brienomyrus brachyistius isolate T26 chromosome 3, BBRACH_0.4, whole genome shotgun sequence, the following proteins share a genomic window:
- the LOC125738120 gene encoding histone acetyltransferase KAT6B-like isoform X1 encodes MFQRKLWLAIKRAVNSGRLVRTGRMYRVKCSGGGVSPGETSATSAPLHLPQVTLLPHEKDQLRADPIPICSICMGTKESNRVRLPEELLSCVDCGSSGHPSCLKFSPELITNIKAPHWQCHECKICSCCCIQGKNVDKMLFCQSCDQGFHMECCDPPLAHMPKGRWICPVCQPKRGGRRLLHQRAAQIKRWYGRPRGRPQAWWGLLAAPVGERSPVALTEQKSPGRGLKVTVSPTPSSSSARPVGDFKTRLSAPTSLTRSRKAKGLIGDQSQVLTSSPISHHSWDKVPDSSKPCGHEGADPPVLQTPPSPEEGGSPLSSSSQSSGLSLDNAPCRSQLKGLFDGLSHIYVTQRPARRKHQPSHAPPRCAWSRLCPLPGPLRNALPPPSSGWGLSRRQPFKVAADFRNMAWLKRCRTLGRLHRMGPQRGAPADGPVTPKQDCGSEVQCATRPQSWSLGVTTEDVEMFRHVQELSSLVLQKTGGQSGPHPGHRPLYIELGNYEIQTWFSSPYPPEYSRLHKLYICEFCLAYMKSRVVLQRHTEKHACFRPPADEIYRKDELSVFEVDGSISKIFCQNLCLLAKFFLQHKTLYYDVEPFLFYVLTRNDSKGCHLVGYFSKEKHSQQNHNVSCIMVLPQYQRQGYGHFLIDFSYLLSRCEGQTGSPEKPLSSLGRLSYLAYWRGTILEHLERQRGAALSIRGLSRDTGICPHDIATTLQELHMVEVRAGRCVLVWREQLIREQMERRGRKSPQHTLHPECLHWPKGHCTALAVQMKQSTSWEEEEQDIVRLIGASWPSHALAQRRGRLCGFPRGEQHTGERDVPMPVPKRKRGRRQKQVNSSVTTETISERTAVLHDEGSPTRTRRTEGELPQAAKRKRGWPKGVKRSLFRRLKSERKTGFKLNLYTPPETPVPTEQLTIPEEPEEGGGEPMAGVEPTAEPPSPVKPDTSISPFCPCEPPLVDKGLTDWTRADSEEDTIHVDDHTADGEDDGHSAPKDSWMGGAATEASEGLLFCSEGVLSEVGGAECVPGVDRVFQVGVSACEYRPPFQTEEDSSGALLVLLRNACTPPDCHEADPTRAVAWSPMGKEEPSDQFQDYGEACRDLQDHLHLEQQSPPVATLSNSTHSEQSSPLCHLVYSVSSPAVSLLESSYAQISPEHGVTAMPHLRGLDASPVMDAPSMLSEPSGHVVDSSFSDLGSIESNPETYGSPGSYDCRAGAWQAGGSYSSLESSVCAMGQQVVEGLMPQGHMNSPQSCYALECPPTRGCQTAARHTVPGGFRMAHEVVGLGLYEHMSRAEYVSAPYGQPTTMFSLSKLQQLTSTLMEPVSFSWPASQLSYGSTLSPSACRPQNISPSGPPPDLTPPAMIQCNVAMPPPQKLQMVMIEGHIATCGKSTLPPAPQQWVHSHGAHHPPQANIMPGAAYSVNSLNVNMNMHMAPIDHTMTGYMPHSVINGGHHVHQPPQYSMQMGKQHVQAPVRGDVMYDPTDHRGYADGAVSRQSVRAAYMRR; translated from the exons atgttccagcgcaagctgtgGCTGGCCATCAAGCGGGCAGTCAACAGTGGGAGGCTGGTGAGAACAGGCCGGATGTACAGGGTGAAatgcagtgggggtggggtgtcccCTGGAGAGACCAGTGCCACCTCAGCACCTCTACACCTTCCACAGGTGACGTTACTCCCACATGAGAAGGACCAG CTGCGGGCCGACCCCATTCCCATCTGCAGCATCTGCATGGGCACCAAGGAGTCCAACCGAGTCAGACTGCCAGAGGAGCTGCTGTCCTGTGTCGACTGTGGAAGCAGTG GCCACCCATCCTGTCTGAAGTTCTCGCCAGAGCTGATCACCAACATAAAGGCCCCACACTGGCAGTGCCACGAATGCAAGATCTGCAGCTGTTGTTGCATCCAGGGCAAAAATGTT GACAAAATGCTCTTCTGCCAGTCCTGCGATCAGGGATTTCACATGGAGTGCTGTGATCCACCACTGGCCCACATGCCCAAAG GGAGGTGGATCTGTCCGGTCTGCCAGCCAAAGAGGGGGGGGAGGCGACTCCTGCACCAGCGAGCGGCACAGATCAAGCGGTGGTACGGCAGGCCGCGGGGGAGGCCACAGGCGTGGTGGGGCCTGCTGGCAGC gcCTGTAGGAGAGAGATCCCCGGTTGCCTTGACAGAACAGAAGTCCCCGGGTAGGGGTCTAAAGGTCACTGTGTCCCCCACACCCTCATCCAGCTCTGCTCGCCCTGTGGGGGACTTCAAGACCAGGCTCTCTGCTCCTACCTCCCTCACCCGAAGCAGGAAGGCTAAGGGGCTTATTGGTGACCAGTCCCAGGTCTTAACCTCCTCTCCCATCAGCCACCATTCCTGGGACAAAGTGCCTGATTCTTCAAAGCCATGTGGACATGAGGGGGCTGACCCCCCTGTCTTACAGACCCCCCCCAGTCCCGAGGAGGGTGGCTCCCCCCTCAGCTCCTCCAGCCAGTCCAGCGGTCTGTCTCTGGACAACGCCCCCTGCcgcagccagctgaaaggccTGTTTGACGGCCTGTCGCACATCTATGTCACACAGCGACCTGCCCGCAGGAAGCACCAGCCCAGCCATGCCCCTCCCAGGTGTGCATGGTCCAGGCTCTGCCCTCTTCCTGGCCCCCTTCGGAatgccctgcccccaccctcctcCGGCTGGGGACTGAGCAGGAGACAGCCCTTCAAGGTCGCTGCAGATTTCAGGAATATGGCCTGGCTTAAGAGATGCAGAACACTGGGCAGGTTACACAGAATGGGGCCTCAGAGGGGGGCCCCAGCTGACGGACCCGTCACACCCAAACAGGACTGTG GCAGTGAGGTCCAGTGTGCCACCAGGCCGCAGAGTTGGAGCTTAGGGGTGACGACGGAGGATGTTGAGATGTTCAGGCACGTACAGGAGCTGTCCTCTCTG GTGCTGCAGAAAACAGGTGGTCAGAGCGGACCCCATCCTGGGCACCGTCCTCTGTACATCGAGCTAGGAAACTATGAAATCCAGACGTGGTTCTCCTCGCCCTACCCTCCTGAGTATTCCAG GCTGCATAAACTATACATCTGCGAGTTCTGCCTGGCGTACATGAAGAGCAGGGTCGTCCTGCAGAGGCACACCGAGAAGCACGCCTGCTTCCGCCCCCCAGCTGACGAGATCTACAGGAAGGACGAGCTCTCCGTCTTTGAG GTCGATGGAAGCATCAGTAAGATCTTTTGCCAGAACCTCTGCCTGCTAGCCAAGTTCTTTCTGCAGCACAAGACGCTGTACTATGACGTAGAGCCCTTTCTCTTCTATGTCCTGACGCGGAATGACAGCAAGGGCTGCCACCTGGTCGGATACTTCTCCAAG GAGAAGCACTCCCAGCAGAACCACAATGTCTCCTGCATCATGGTCCTGCCTCAGTACCAGAGGCAGGGATATGGCCACTTCCTCATTGACTTCA GTTACCTGCTCTCCAGGTGTGAGGGCCAGACTGGCTCCCCTGAAAAGCCGCTCTCCAGTCTGGGCCGGCTCTCCTACCTGGCATACTGGCGTGGCACTATCCTGGAGCACCTGGAGCGGCAGCGGGGCGCGGCCCTCAGCATCAGGGGCCTGAGCCGCGACACTGGCATCTGCCCGCATGACATCGCCACTACGCTGCAGGAGCTGCACATGGTGGAGGTGCGGGCCGGCAG GTGTGTGCTGGTCTGGCGGGAGCAGCTGATCAGGGAGCAAATGGAGCGCAGGGGGAGAAAGTCACCCCAGCACACCCTGCACCCTGAGTGCCTGCACTGGCCCAAGGGGCACTGCACTGCCCTG gcTGTGCAGATGAAGCAAAGCACTAGCTGGGAGGAAGAAGAGCAGGATatagtcaggctaattggagccAGCTGGCCGTCCCACGCATTGGCCCAGAGGAGAGGTCGGCTGTGTGGATTTCCAAGAGGAGAGCAGCACACGGGTGAGAGGGATGTCCCG ATGCCAGTGCCGAAGCGGAAAAGGGGGCGCAGGCAGAAACAAGTCAATAGCAGTGTTACCACGGAGACGATCTCAGAAAGAACAGCGGTGCTACACGACGAGGGGAGTCCCACCAGGACAAGAAGGACCGAGG GGGAGCTGCCACAAGCTGCAAAGCGCAAAAGGGGATGGCCGAAAGGTGTCAAGCGTAGCCTGTTCAGGAGACTGAAGAGTGAGAGGAAGACCGGCTTCAAGCTCAACCTCTACACCCCTCCAGAGACCCCTGTGCCGACCGAGCAGCTCACCATTCCGGAAGAGCCTGAGGAGGGTGGTGGGGAGCCCATGGCTGGGGTAGAGCCCACAGCTGAGCCACCGTCACCTGTTAAACCAGATACCTCGATCTCACCTTTCTGCCCCTGTGAGCCCCCTCTCGTGGACAAGGGGCTCACTGACTGGACAAGAGCAGATAGTGAGGAGGACACCATACATGTTGATGATCACACTGCAGATGGTGAGGATGATGGTCACAGTGCCCCCAAAGATTCATGGATGGGGGGAGCAGCAACAGAGGCATCTGAGGGGCTGCTTTTCTGCTCTGAAGGTGTTTTAAGTGAGGTGGGTGGTGCGGAGTGTGTGCCTGGTGTGGACAGGGTGTTTCAGGTTGGCGTCAGCGCCTGTGAGTACAGGCCCCCCTTCCAGACAGAGGAGGACAGCAGTGGTGCGCTTCTGGTGCTGCTGAGAAATGCCTGCACCCCTCCGGATTGCCACGAAGCTGATCCGACACGTGCAGTGGCGTGGTCACCGATGGGGAAGGAGGAGCCCAGTGACCAGTTTCAGGACTATGGTGAGGCTTGCCGGGACCTGCAGGACCATCTGCACCTGGAGCAGCAGAGCCCCCCTGTGGCCACCCTGAGCAATTCCACCCATTCTGAGCAAAGCAGTCCCCTGTGCCATTTGGTCTATTCTGTCAGCAGTCCTGCCGTATCGCTGCTAGAGAGCAGCTATGCACAGATCAGCCCCGAACATGGCGTTACGGCAATGCCGCACCTGCGGGGCCTGGATgccagccctgtgatggacgcgCCTTCAATGCTGTCTGAACCCTCGGGTCACGTGGTGGACAGCAGCTTCAGTGACCTGGGCAGCATCGAGAGCAATCCAGAGACCTATGGGAGCCCGGGCAGCTATGACTGCAGGGCTGGAGCCTGGCAGGCAGGCGGCTCATACAGCAGCCTGGAATCGAGCGTCTGTGCCATGGGCCAGCAGGTGGTTGAGGGCCTGATGCCCCAGGGCCATATGAACTCACCACAAAGCTGCTATGCCCTGGAGTGTCCACCCACCAGAGGCTGCCAGACAGCAGCACGTCACACAGTCCCTGGAGGCTTCCGCATGGCCCACGAAGTGGTAGGCCTAGGCCTGTATGAGCACATGAGCCGGGCAGAGTATGTGAGCGCCCCCTATGGCCAGCCCACGACCATGTTCAGTCTCAGCAAGCTGCAGCAGCTCactagcactctcatggagccGGTGTCCTTCAGCTGGCCCGCCTCACAGCTATCCTATGGCAGCACCCTGTCACCTTCGGCATGCCGGCCACAGAACATCAGCCCCAGTGGCCCACCCCCTGACCTGACTCCCCCAGCCATGATTCAGTGTAATGTGGCCATGCCTCCCCCACAGAAGCTGCAGATGGTGATGATTGAGGGCCACATAGCCACATGTGGCAAATCAACTCTGCCGCCGGCCCCCCAGCAGTGGGTGCACAGCCACGGTGcgcaccaccccccccaggcGAACATCATGCCTGGTGCAGCCTACAGCGTCAACTCCCTGAACGTCAACATGAACATGCACATGGCACCCATTGACCACACCATGACTGGATACATGCCGCATTCCGTCATCAATGGCGGCCACCATGTACACCAGCCCCCACAGTATTCCATGCAGATGGGGAAGCAGCACGTTCAGGCCCCAGTGCGCGGTGACGTGATGTACGACCCGACAGATCACCGGGGATACGCGGACGGCGCTGTGTCCAGGCAGTCTGTGCGGGCTGCTTACATGAGGCGTTAG